GGTAAAAGGCCTCGAGAACGCAAtgattcatcatcttccattCAAAGGTCTGGTCTGTAGGTAAAGGAGACACGAGCTGTGGCCCGCTCTAGAACACAGAGGGCAGAGCTCATCGAACCTCATGGTGATACTTACTAGATTTCAATGACACCTAATGCCACCGCCCAAGACTCTCCAAGACATGGAAGCTCCTCAGAGTATTGATATTTTCCGGCCATGCTATACGTGGCTGGAACCGTGAAATACTGGTCCTTTCCAACTGGGAGGGTTTCCGTAGTTGAACCAGAGCTCACACTCGACTCTCAGAGACTCTCGACGGTGTCGTCTTCCACGGAAATCGAATTCAATTTGTGAACCGGCCACTCCCGTCCACGGTCGACAAGCTTAACATGACCCTGGATATCAGCTCAAGAAATGGTTTCTGGAAATACCTACTCGTAGTGAGTACTCTTGATCACTGTACGTGCATCGATGAGAGTCGTCATATGTTGAGCGGACCGTCCGACTTTCAGAGCCCAAGTTGCGGTATGCGTTGATCAAGCTCTGGCCTTTTGCTTTGCTACCCTTTTTACTTTATGCATGGGGTCCTCTGAGGATGAGAGATGATGCCATGGATGCGTCTCTGCTTCTCGTACTACCTCTAGTACTCTGATTCTCTCGAATCTCTTGTAGCACTCCGCCCTCACACTAACGCTCAAGATGAAGCTTACTGCCTACAACCACAACTGAAACGCCTTTCCAATATTTCTCCCCTGAGCTACAGAGCCCCAACACTCAATCACAGGTCCATTTGACAACTTGAACTTgaactttctttttggctcaATCTCATGAGACAGATCGGAATGCTGAGGCTTTCTTGTCCAAGGTCAAGTACTGCCGGCCGTCAAATAAACCACAGTCGTTGATCTGTCTGACAACTCAAAACCACATCGAGTTTCCAAGTCCCTCCAGCTAACAGAAAAGAACAGACCAAATCTCCTTCCTGCGCCTCAGTTCTTACCAACATCTTCAATGTTCAAATATTCGGACCGAAGACACACTCAGACCGAGCTCACAAATTTTCGCCAACTGAGGGCGCTCGTCATCTCCAAGTCAACTGCAGACACACACAATTTGTGTCACCTGCGCAGCAGGCGAACGTACCCAGCGGATGCCAATGAGAAGAATTCCAATCAGTCTCACTTACTTCCCCTCTCGATCTGCAAATGCCAGATGACGAGGCCACGCACGTGGCCCGGATCTCACTGCGGAGACGGTTTGATTATTCAACCGGCGTAAAGCTGAATATCAATCAACAGTCGGCCGGTCCACTTTGGTACCTTTTCTCGACGCAGTGTAACCTCAACGCCCGAGTCGTTGCGGGGGAGGAAGTTCTACGCAGCCATTTGTTTTCAGGAAGTTCAGTTTCAAGGTATGCTGATTCCAGAATTGGCATACTACGATCTCTATTTTtatgtctttttctttctttttttctttctttctaaACAGCTATTGTCAAGCGTTCATGgtctctatctctctctctgtgcgtgccttctcttctccatgcTCCCGAGGATATTTCTGTCTCCAGTGCAACTTTGTCAGCAGGGAACGGTGTTTGGTCCCGGGATTTGCGCGTTCGGTCGGACAGACTCACCAGGCTGATTCACAGAGCTGTGAGCTTGTAGGGATTTGCAAGACTACTCGAGAAGGGCTGGATTAGCCCACTCCTCTCTGGCAATTGAGGGAGAGCTACGCCCGTGTGGGTGGTGCAGGTACTACCCCCCCGGGATCTGATCTTCTAAACGCCAAGACGCCATTATCACGATGTTGGTCATCTCGCGGGAATAGCACCAAATGTCGTACGATCAAACTCGGACATATTGTTCCGGGATATCCACAGATCCCGACAAGAGCCCGAGAGATCTGCTGTGTATCAACTTTTCCATCACCGTGAAGAACCTTCCCGTTGAGTGGAGATGGCGTGATGACATGCCCAGGCAGACCCCGGCTGTCAGTCCTTGGAGGATTTTGAATCGGTGTTGAATaatctctcttccatcacTCGAAGAGTTGTGGACCTGACAGTGCAAAGCAAACCCCGAGTCACGATTTCTCTGCGTGGTATGACGACCACCTGTCTGCGCTAGAACTGCATGAAAATGCCGAAAGGCAGTGATCCTATTCATGTTACAAAGTGAGGGAGCTGGAATAGCATGGAGAGCTTCTCATGCGCCGGTATATAAGGGTTGCTTGTCCCCAGCAATGAAATAGTATCCCAGAATCAACACACTCAATCATCTCTTTTTACAACAACCATCGCGGATCCCCCGATAACTCTCCAGATGGCTCCCGTTCTCAAGAAGTACAAGGCTGCCGCTGTGAACGCCGAGCCTGGTTGGTTCAACCTTGAGGAATCCGTCCGCCGAACGATTCACTGGATTGACGAGGCCGGCAAGGCAGGATGCAAGTTCATCGCATTCCCGGAGCTGTGTAAGTCTTGACACCATCCCCTTCAGAGATCTTTTGGACTCGAGAGCAATGGCTGATTCAAGTAGGGATTCCCGGTTACCCTTACTGGATGTGGAAGGTCAACTACCAAGAGAGTCTGCCACTGCTCAAGAAGTATCGCGAGAACAGCCTTCCCTCCAACTCGGATGAGATGCGCCGTATCCGTGAAGCCGCGCGAAAGAATAAGATCTTCGTCTCTCTCGGATACTCCGAGGTTGATCTGGCCAGCTTGTACACCACCCAGATTATGATCAACCCGGCTGGAGAGATTATCAATCACCGCCGCAAGATCCGAGCCACCCACGTCGAGCGACTCGTCTTCGGCGACGGAACCGGCGACACTACCGAGTCGGTGATGGATACTGAAATCGGTCGTATCGGCCACTTGAACTGCTGGGAGAACATGAACCCCTTCCTAAAGGCCTATGCCGCCTCACTAGGAGAACAGGTCCACGTCGCTGCTTGGCCTCTGTACCCCGGCAAAGAGACGCTGAAGTATCCTGACCCGTACACTAACGTTGCCGAAGCCAATGCGGATGTGAGTGACAAGGGaattctcttcctcctttttttttaaaaaaaaagagaaaaagaagaacctCTCTGATACCACCGTATGAACGACTGACGAAATCACTCTTAGCTCGTGACCCCTGCATATGCCATCGAGACGGGCACTTTCACCCTCGCCCCCTGGCAGACAATCACGGCAGAAGGCATCAAACTCAACACGCCTCCTGGAAAGGAACTCGAAGATCCCAACATCTACAACGGCCACGGTCGAATCTTTGGACCCGACGGCCAGAACCTGGTTCCCCACCCGGACAAAGATTTCCAGGGTCTTCTATTTGTAGACGTACGTGGTTTTCGCTTCATCTAGATCTACGCCTGCACCAGGACTCTCACTCCCATTCCCATCAAGAGCCCAGACTGACTCGGAGCACAATagatcgatctcgatgaGATTCATCTCACCAAGTCCCTAGCCGACTTTGTAAGTTCTTCCAACCGGAGCGCCTACGCACACCCTCTCGTCTCCCAAGGCTTTCGTTAACCAGCTCGTTCAGGGGGGACATTACATGAGACCAGACCTGATTCGGTTGCTGGTGGACACCAACCGCAAGGATCTGATTGTCCATGAAGATCGAGTCAATGGGGGAGTGGTGTATCAGAGAACCGTGGACCGTGTCGGTCTCTCGACGCCCTTGGACAGTCCAGTCGGAGAGTCGACTACCGAGTAAGCGGGAGATTGTTTGCCTATCGTTCATTGCTCGGtggaactttttttttttttaaaaaaaaagaaaaatcctCGTAAAACGAAACATCTCCTCTCACTTTGGCTTGATGTTGCTTTTAGATGGAAATTGAAAATTGAACCTAGATTTGTCTATCGTGACACGAGAACTCTTCGGTCAATCAGAGGAGTAAGAACGGCTTCGATGAAATTATGGTAGAGATCAGCCAGGGATCATTAAATGTGACTGCGGTGCTTCACTATCTGGGCTCGGGTTGGATCATCCAGTCAATTGATAAATGACCTATTCATCTGGGCGAtttggaagaggaagagataCGTTTTCGACTTGGAGTCACCCCTCCATTCAAGGCCCTGGGGGTCCGGACCAGGTATACTTTGCTTTGGACGTTGTGAAAGCAACAGGACTGATCGTGTGAGTACGCGCTTGAGGCAGGGTAACATTATACCATTTGTTTGAGGTGAGTTGTGGAATTCTATCGGGGGTTTCAAGACCACGTTTTTGATCTGTTTTGATAAGTAGATGATGCAGAGAGCCAGACCCTGTGAGCGCGATGCAGACCATGTACTACTCGAGAGCACGAGGCGGTCGATGCAAGGGGTGACTATCAACAGCCCTATGGAGATTGACTGACGCCACCCGTTGCTTTGCCGAGCTCAAATGGCTGTTGCCTTGCATTCACGTAGTACGGAGATTGGAATCCACTGCAACGGGCAAGATACTGCTCAAAAGAGCTCTCCATAATAGACATGGACGTAGATAGTCTGAGGTCTTGAACCCCTGATGAATTTAATGCTCTCTCCAGTCGAATCAACATCTTTGTGTGAAAATGCGGAATACCGATGACTCAGGTACGATTCCTTCATGGCTGTCGAGAAACTACAAGGACCCACAGAGACGTATCCAGAGATCTTAGAGACTGTGTCACAATTTTTGTTCTGATCTGAACGGATTGAATCCAATCCCTTGCAGGGCAGCCGGAGTAGCTGTGAAGTTGCTCATTGAGGAACAGGCGGTATCTTCACGAAGACAGGAAAAACGACCGATCCTAACCTGTTCCTCTCGGCTGGCGGTGGAGATTTTATGGGGCTCCTTGCGCTCCATGTCAAGGTTGAATGATTCGGCACTCGCATTCCAGCACGGACAGACCCATCGAGATAAAACACGACCACACCTGGTCCCTTTTACTCCAAGGGGGATTCAACCCCATCGTTCCTTTACGGGGTTGAGTGAACATGGGGAAGACCCGGCACCCATTTGAGCAGTGACCGTTGCGCAATCAGTCCTGTTCAGATTGATCAACCCGGCCGAAGTTCCCCCGTCAACACTTGGGGCTGCGAGCCGGTCGAATCACCATAGGTGATCATCAGCACTAAAAGCAGTCAGCCTGGAGCGGCTCGCGTGCCCTCTTGCCGAGGGACGTGTCTGGGGGATGCTCTCGGACCCCTCCGTGTCCACCcgaccaaaagaaagaaagaaaaaaaaggatgagaaaaaaaCGTTCCAGAGGGCTGGTGGACTAGCCACGTCCAGAAAATTCTTTACTAACCGCGCCATCTATTGTCATGGAACAGATCCGTGGTCAGAAGTGGCTGGGGGAACAATGGTTCAAGCCAAGTAATTTGTTGTGATCGTTGCGGTGGGCAACTTGTGACGTCTCTGTTCTGTTCAGCCTTCAATCCTTGGGACCCTCACCTTCGATGCAGGGCGGCAAGATCCCAATGGTTGCGAGTCCGATGTTCCGAGACTCCAGCCTGGTAATTCATTGGGCGGTAGTAAGCGAGGCGCACATCTCCACTTGCGAAACTTGGCCGAATCGCCGGAAGCGGGAAGTTTGCGCCACCGGGTCAGCCCGAAACAAAAAGTGAATCTGTTGTGTCCTCAGATTCTTGTCTCACATGTCTGGGTCATGCGTATTTGGATGGATGATAGAGGTCCAGGGTGTATGTCCGATGCCCGTTGTACCGTAGGTGTGAGAATCTCGACCGGCTGGACGGAgtgaggagaggaaagaagtCGGAGGCTGAAAGGGGAGGAGATGACGTCGGCGTCGGGAGGCGTGGAGATCCGCCCGTGCTTGGTGGAGTGGCGTAATTAAGATACAGATGGAAACGTGATGCGGAGCTCATACAATACAATACCGTCATCGGTGATGTATCCACGCGAAGCCGCTTTTTCAGCCTATACTGAGACGAACAATGCTCGGTGCAGCAAGGATCGCCATTGAATGAAGAGAATAAAATACACCGACATCactgaaagaaaaaaaaagtcctcGGTACAGCCCACGTTCCTGCCCGATCAGGTGATGCCCCAATAAGGTGGACTCCCCGGGCATCCTACAGTCGTAGACGACCGCTGGACATGTATATGCATGTAATGATGCTACAGTCCAGTTGAAGGGTGTCAGTCGGTGGTGCATCCGCTTTCCATTCTTGAAGCCTTTTTTGGAATGCACCACCAGACAGGCAGGCATTCTCACTCGTAGACTTTGCGTATACATatctttttccatttttccaTAGATGTGAAAGGTAGAGAGATGAATACCCCTTGTCCATGCACGGTGAATCCTCTCGAGTTCGGTTTCAAGAGGACTTTTCCGATGTTCCAGTCAACCGTGCGGCCGGTTGGAGGGTCCGGTTCCACGGAATCCACCCGTCTCAGGGAGTCCTGCCTTCTCGCTGGGTCACTAAGCCGCTTTGGCACCGCACGGCTTGGCGGTGCAGCAGGTCTGTAGCAGATCGGTCAACCCGTATTTTCGATTGGAAGACCCAGCCCTGACCGTGAAAAAGTTTTCAGAATACGGTTGGCAGTTGGCAGTCGGGAGTTGGTAGTTGAGGGAAGATGTATTTAGAGCTCAGAGTACCCACGTCAATGCAGCCTCGAAAGgaggtttttctttttgtcgAACTTCACAAACTCCCTCTGTCCCCCCTCCTGGTTGGATCCTCACCACTCTGAAGGGTCCTTTCGCCTCTCTGACCTGACCTGCAGACAAGCCTCCATCTTGCCTGACCCAGGTCTACTTGTGTCCTCGAAGACCACTTCATCTGATCCTTGACCCGAAATCACCACCCAGGTCTTGAACAAGTCACTGTCAATCCATTCTAGGGTCCGAATATCAAGACAGTCTTGAATCGCGCTGTGAAGTAGCTCGTGCCGCATCACTTGTATACTTCTCCCACGTCTCGATATAATCTGTGATTTGTACACCCGTGCGACATTGATATCTCCATCCCCCCACTTGCGGTCCTAACCtgctcaaaaaaaaaaaacttcatTGAGCTCCTCCGGTTGCGAATTTTGACTTCCATCGCGGCACCCTTGTCTTGGTTCTATCTCTTTGGTCCCCTTCACACGCTTGAAATAAGGACATTCCCACGCAACTTTCGGTTGTAGCGAACCATTTCGACTCCCAAAGCAACAAACCCTCCTGGAATTAAGCCCGGTCTCTCAATTCGAACCTCCAAAGCGCCTTTGACGGATCTGCCATCATGGGTCTCGCCAACTTCAACCCATTCAAGCGAGAACGCCAGAACTTCCCCGGCGTGGTCGTCCCGCTGGCCTCAACCTCCGCTTCTCACGCCTCTACAGACTCTATTGAGAAAGATGACAAAGCCTCAGACCATGCCCCCTCATCCAGCAGCTCCCGTGGACCGGAGAAAGCCTCCACTTCCTTGACGCTGGAAGCCCTGCGTGCCGAGGTTGAAGCTGATATTGCCTCCTCGGGCACTGATACCTCCTATGACCGTATGTATTATGCTCTTGTCTTTCCAGATGAAAgagatcttttttttttcgaaaaaataaagaaaggTCTTGTCGGGGAGTCTGCCGGAACGAAATAGATGTATATCAATGGCTAACCCAACACTCAAATCATAGGAAAAACCAAGGTCGTGAACCGAGCCCTTCAAGACATTGGAATGGGTCGGTATCAATGGGAGCTCTTTGCCTTGTGTGGCTGTGGATGGATGGCGGACAAGTAAGTTGACCGCAGAGCCGAGGGCTCATCCCACGATACTGTCAAATTTTTGGCTAATacgatttcttttccatcacGTTCAGTCTTTGGCTTCAGGTATGCTATTGACCAGAAAGATTCTGGTCCTCTTTCCCGGTTGCATGTTGAGGGCTAATTTTTCTCCTCTCAGGGAATCGCGCTCACTTTGACTCCTCTTTCATATGAGTTTGGAATCTCTGAAACCCATGTCCGTTTCACGACTTGCGCCCTCTTTTTGGGTCTTTGCCTCGGTGCTTCCTTCTGGGGTGTCGCCTCGGACATTGTGGGCCGTCGACTGGCATTCAACATGACTTTGTTCCTTGCTGGTTCTTTCGGTCTTGCCGCTGGCGGCGGTTCGACCTGGATCGGGTATGTCAATGCTGGATGAGTTCCACGGTTGTGACCCTCGCTAATGGACCCTTCCGCAGTGTCTGTGCTCTGTACTCgtgtctcggtctcggtgtcGGTGGAAATCTGCCCGTCGATGGAACTCTGTTCCTGGAATTCCTGCCCAATGCGTCCGGCAACATGCTGACCTTGTTAAGTGTCTGGTGGCCCGTGGGTCAGCTCATCTCCAGTCTGTTGGCCTGGGCCTTTATTCCGTCCTTCAGCTGCGCTAGCCCGGTGGGCTGCACCAAGTCTCAGAATTGGGGATGGCGGTACCTCATCTTGACGCTGGGAGCCATCACTTTCTGCATGTTCATTGCccgattcttcttcttccaccttTACGAGTCACCCAAGTACCTCTTGTCTCGCGGCCGGCAGGAAGAAGCCGTTGCCTCGGTGCATGGCATCGCCTACAAGAACAAGACGCACACCTGGCTGACCAATGAGATCCTGAATGAAATCGGCGGGTATGCCGAGTCCGAAGAGACCGAGAAACTCGCCGTGGGTGAAATCGTTCGCCGATTCTTCTCCAAGTTCTCTCTGAACCGTATCCGTGCCATCTTCGTCAACAAGCGTCTTGGCGTCGAAACCATCCTCCTCTGGTTCATCTGGGCCTCTATCGGTATGGGCTATCCTCTCTTCAATGCCTTCCTGCCTCAATACCTCGCCAGATCCGGCGGCCACGACAATTCCACCTACACCACCTACAGAAACTAcgccatcacctccatcgTCGGTGTCCCCGGCAGCTTTGTCGCATGCTACACCGTCGAGAAATTCGGCCGAAAGCCGACCATGGCCTTTGCCACCCTGGTCACTGGTGTCCTCCTATTCTGTTTCACAATCTCTCCCGATTCCAACGTTCAATTGGCAATTGTAAGTTCTACTCTTCACTCgtctgctcttcctcttcccccaaaCCAACAtcgcctcttttttttttctttttttcgaaCATCAACtaacttcttttttttttccagagcTGTCTCGAGGCCCTCTTCCAGAATGCTTTCTATGGTGTGCTCTACGCTTACACTCCCGAGGTGTACAGTGGCCCGGTTCGCGGCACCGCAACGGGTATCTGCAGCTGTCTGAACCGCATCGCCGGACTTTGCGCGCCCCTTGTGGCGGTGTATGCCTCGGGAAGTAACGCAGACGCCCCCATCTATGCTTCGGGTGGTCTGATTCTTGCCGCGGCTGTGGCTATGATCTGTTTGCCGATCGAGACTCGTGGACGAGCTATCATGTAAAAATAGTTCTTCTTATATAGTGCCGTGAATTGCATTGTATTTTTTCATGTGTCAAGTTTTACAATGTTGATAAAGTGTACGTCGAATGTGACGGGTACTGCAACCTCTCTAAGGGTACATCAGATACGAGTATTGGGGGTTTTTGATTGACCACTCTTGAGAGGGCCGTCATTGGAAAAAACGGCCAGATCAGTTCTACTTTGGACCTCATATCTAAGATGCACTGCGGTCGTATGTCTTGGAGGAGGGCAAAAAGACATTATCACATAGTCACTAATAGATAGCCCAGGGACGACGCCATCCAACCTCCAGCACTTTGACAGCTGTGCAACACACCAGTCCCATGGCGTAACAGACGGTCGTGAAAGCAATCAAGCCCCAATACGCCCCATTAGTGCGAGCCTGGATCTCACCAGCAATCGGGATGCCGGTCAAGGTACTGACGGTAAATCGTCGTGTCAGAAGGACTCATGGCAATGGGTATGGTTTACACGGAAACACAAAACAAAGTGACTTACCCGAAACTCACAATAGTGTATGCGGTGGCGTAGTACCGTCCGTAATTCTCGGTTTTGCACAATTGCCCAACACAGACGGGTGTCAAGCTGATGTTGCTTCCGCTGGAGAAGCCAAACAAGAGCGCATAGATGACGATCAGTGCGAGGCTGTCCCCCGCGGGAAGCCAGAGACACGCGTTGGTCAGGAGACACAGCGCCACTGTGGCAATCAAGGTGTTGAAACGACCCAGGAAATCGGCAAAGAATCCCGGCAGCCAACGACCGAAAAAGGAGCCGACGTTGAGAATGGCCAGAATCTGATACGAGAACTCGGAGGAGAAGCCGTGATCCAAGGCGTACGAGGTGATGTAGCTGATGGGAACGAAGAGGCCCCATTCGATGAAGAACACACTGGCGGTGGTCAGGGCGAATCGCACATCgcggaagatgaggaagtcAGGCATAATGTTCTCCTTGGAAAAGGGCTTCTTGGGTAAGCGTGACCGGATCAGGAGATTTGCAAGTCCAAAGGCGATCAAACACATCAAGGCCACTACTCGGGTGGCCCACCCCCATCCGATCTTGGGGAACAGAGCTTGTAACACGAGCGGGAAGACGATCCCTCCCACTGACCCACCCGTTGCGGCGATACCCGTGGCCATGCCTCGTCGCACATAAAAGTAGTGGCCTATCGCGGAGATGGCGGGAGTGAAGATGAGGGAGGCACCGACTCCGCCCAGAACACCAATGACCAGCATAAAATGCCAATAGGCGGTGCAGAATCCCAGCAGAatgatcatggccatctCAAGGACGGACCCGATGAAGACGAGCATCCGCGGACCCTGAGCGTCGAAAATTGGTCCAACCTGAACTCCACATGCAAAGACCAGAAACGCGTAGACACCAAAGATCCATCCGATGCTGCCTGAGCTGTACTCTTGCAGCTGGTGAGTCTGGATGTATGCTTGGAAAGTGCCGATGGTGTTGACCAGGCCCAGTGAGCCAAAGAGACCACAAAAGCTGCCAATCACCACCGACCATGCTTGCAGACCTCCTTCTGGGTACGTGTTGCCTTCGGCGTCGGTGGTCATTCGACTCAAAGGGTCTCTTTGGACGGACCGATGAGACGGGGCTACTGTTGAAGGTTGGTGATACAGATCACCTCCCTCGGGTTCAGTGCCTGGCTCATTGCTCGACGCATGTTTTTCAGGATAGGTTTCTTGTGGACTGACATCAGCTGTTGTCGTTGGACCCTTTTCACCGCGATCGGCATTTCCACTCTGAAGTTTGGGCGACGTTACAATGACGCCGTCGTCTTCATGGCCATGTTCACGAGCAGACCCATCTTGAGACATCCTCCACGATGATTCTGCAACTGTGATCTGACGGGGAtggtctctctttcctcgtcACACGGCGTTGTTGGAAAAAGCCTGAAGTGAGATAAAATTTTTTCTTATACAAGTGCGGGGACCGTGGCAGCGCCATTAGCCCAGAAAAGGGCAGCGATGGGTATGATTCAAACTTTCTGGGTGAAAAGGCTCAGCTCCAACGTGCGGAATATCTCCTATTGGCTTGGCCTCGTGGCGACCGGCCAGCTTCTCTCACGATTACCCTCTTTGGGGCCCCGAAAGACTCGGGGTCTGCCGCGTGATTGGCAGGAGTGAACGGGCAGGCGGGTGAGTCCCTCCACTTTCCGCCCATGTGGAACTGTCCGACGGTGGAGTTCTCATGTGTCAGCCAGCTCGGTTGGGCACGTTTGCACAGAGAGGGTTCGTTGGATCATCCAAGCATTCGCATATTGATGATCTGATAGATCATGTTCATGCATCGAGACTTGTAACTGGACTCTCGTTAGACTGTCCAGCACCCGATCGTTCGTCCAGTCGGGAAAGTATCGAAAC
The nucleotide sequence above comes from Penicillium oxalicum strain HP7-1 chromosome II, whole genome shotgun sequence. Encoded proteins:
- a CDS encoding Cyanide hydratase, which produces MAPVLKKYKAAAVNAEPGWFNLEESVRRTIHWIDEAGKAGCKFIAFPELWIPGYPYWMWKVNYQESLPLLKKYRENSLPSNSDEMRRIREAARKNKIFVSLGYSEVDLASLYTTQIMINPAGEIINHRRKIRATHVERLVFGDGTGDTTESVMDTEIGRIGHLNCWENMNPFLKAYAASLGEQVHVAAWPLYPGKETLKYPDPYTNVAEANADLVTPAYAIETGTFTLAPWQTITAEGIKLNTPPGKELEDPNIYNGHGRIFGPDGQNLVPHPDKDFQGLLFVDIDLDEIHLTKSLADFGGHYMRPDLIRLLVDTNRKDLIVHEDRVNGGVVYQRTVDRVGLSTPLDSPVGESTTE
- a CDS encoding MFS siderochrome iron transporter 1, encoding MGLANFNPFKRERQNFPGVVVPLASTSASHASTDSIEKDDKASDHAPSSSSSRGPEKASTSLTLEALRAEVEADIASSGTDTSYDRKTKVVNRALQDIGMGRYQWELFALCGCGWMADNLWLQGIALTLTPLSYEFGISETHVRFTTCALFLGLCLGASFWGVASDIVGRRLAFNMTLFLAGSFGLAAGGGSTWIGVCALYSCLGLGVGGNLPVDGTLFLEFLPNASGNMLTLLSVWWPVGQLISSLLAWAFIPSFSCASPVGCTKSQNWGWRYLILTLGAITFCMFIARFFFFHLYESPKYLLSRGRQEEAVASVHGIAYKNKTHTWLTNEILNEIGGYAESEETEKLAVGEIVRRFFSKFSLNRIRAIFVNKRLGVETILLWFIWASIGMGYPLFNAFLPQYLARSGGHDNSTYTTYRNYAITSIVGVPGSFVACYTVEKFGRKPTMAFATLVTGVLLFCFTISPDSNVQLAISCLEALFQNAFYGVLYAYTPEVYSGPVRGTATGICSCLNRIAGLCAPLVAVYASGSNADAPIYASGGLILAAAVAMICLPIETRGRAIM